The following are encoded together in the Candidatus Hydrogenedentota bacterium genome:
- a CDS encoding pentapeptide repeat-containing protein, which translates to MKSLLDKYKWECITAAVCGALCLVMLAPLLSGRLGRWWPFGGLGNDGRVVIYRTVTGDPLMSGKNTRDAVENGLKRVREGVSAVSKAEAPLANFTALSSEMTDESPETVGRVYRLVKTFYGADLRGVALQGVDFSGINLQHADFTNADLSGARFDGATMAGASFVGADLSAAQFGDRPDNVPQEHWPAAGNAPGARFLNCDFEGDTLSGRLSGTNFGSANLRAATFRVWQCEQMDFSAADLSGGLIEFWPEAVPGALPDWDTQRFYRTVIYDDKTRVEGLRLSGVTDPTIPFVQWALAHGAVLVDPAPAAEASPVAGESAAPDTSPSDQ; encoded by the coding sequence ATGAAATCGCTTCTGGACAAATACAAGTGGGAATGCATCACGGCCGCCGTGTGCGGAGCGCTCTGCCTGGTCATGTTGGCGCCACTCCTGTCGGGGCGCCTGGGCCGGTGGTGGCCCTTTGGGGGGTTGGGGAACGACGGGCGTGTGGTCATCTACCGTACCGTCACGGGCGATCCGCTGATGAGCGGCAAGAACACGCGGGACGCCGTGGAAAATGGGCTGAAGCGGGTACGCGAGGGCGTATCCGCCGTCAGCAAGGCGGAGGCTCCCCTGGCGAACTTCACGGCGCTTAGTTCCGAGATGACCGACGAATCGCCCGAGACGGTCGGGCGGGTGTATCGTCTGGTCAAGACCTTCTACGGCGCGGATCTCAGGGGCGTGGCGTTGCAGGGGGTGGACTTCAGCGGCATCAACCTGCAGCATGCCGACTTTACCAACGCCGATCTTTCAGGGGCCCGGTTTGATGGCGCGACCATGGCTGGGGCCAGTTTCGTGGGGGCCGACCTTTCCGCCGCCCAATTTGGTGATCGCCCCGACAATGTGCCTCAGGAGCATTGGCCCGCTGCCGGCAACGCGCCCGGCGCACGTTTCCTGAACTGCGACTTCGAGGGAGACACCCTGAGCGGACGTCTGAGCGGGACAAACTTTGGCTCCGCCAATCTGCGCGCGGCCACATTTCGGGTGTGGCAGTGCGAGCAGATGGATTTCAGCGCTGCGGACCTCTCCGGGGGCCTGATCGAGTTCTGGCCGGAGGCCGTGCCCGGCGCCCTGCCGGACTGGGATACACAGCGTTTTTATCGCACGGTCATTTACGACGACAAAACCCGGGTCGAAGGTCTTCGGCTGTCCGGCGTCACGGATCCCACCATACCTTTTGTGCAGTGGGCGCTGGCCCATGGCGCGGTGCTGGTGGACCCGGCCCCGGCAGCGGAGGCGTCGCCGGTGGCCGGGGAAAGTGCTGCGCCCGACACCTCCCCTTCCGACCAGTAA
- the ruvC gene encoding crossover junction endodeoxyribonuclease RuvC, with protein MRVLGFDPGTATTGYGVVESKKSRLCYITHGTITTPAGEHFAERLKTIHDAAVALIELHRPDAIAIERLFFKQNVTNGIAVAQSRGVLALAAVQAGLPIGEFSPTEAKTAITGYGKADKKQVQEMIKILLNLDKIPRPDDAADALGLAICQLHAGRLV; from the coding sequence ATGCGCGTTCTAGGTTTCGATCCAGGTACCGCCACAACAGGATATGGTGTGGTGGAAAGCAAAAAAAGCCGGTTGTGCTACATCACCCATGGGACGATCACGACCCCGGCGGGGGAGCACTTCGCCGAGCGGCTGAAGACGATCCACGATGCGGCGGTCGCGCTGATCGAATTGCACCGGCCCGACGCCATCGCCATAGAGCGGCTCTTCTTCAAGCAAAACGTCACCAACGGTATCGCGGTGGCCCAGTCCCGTGGCGTGCTCGCTCTCGCCGCCGTGCAGGCGGGCCTGCCCATCGGCGAGTTCAGTCCCACGGAGGCCAAGACCGCCATCACGGGCTATGGCAAGGCCGACAAAAAGCAGGTGCAGGAGATGATCAAGATCCTGCTGAACCTTGACAAGATTCCGAGGCCCGACGACGCGGCGGACGCCCTGGGCCTCGCCATCTGCCAGCTTCACGCGGGAAGATTGGTCTGA